CGCGACGGCTAAGGTGAGTGCTGAATCAATGCCTCCCGACAGTCCTAACAAAACCCCTGGAAATTGATTTTTATTCACATAATCACGAGTTCCACAAATCAACGCCTCATAGAGTAATGCTTCTTTCGTTGGCAGGGGAGCTATCGGGCCTGAAAGGTATTTATCTTGCAATTCAATCGTGCATAAATCTTCTTTAAATGCAGAGGCACGCGCACACACGGTACCTTGATGATCCAGAGCAAATGAGTGTCCATCAAATAATAATTCGTCTTGCCCACCAATTTGATTTACATACGCAATAGCAACACCTTGTCTTGCATAGGATTTTAATAAAGCTTCACGTTTTTGATATTTATGTTCATCAAATGGAGAAGCATTAGGGATGAGTATTATCGAAACACCCTGTGCAATTAAGTCTGCGATGGGGCCGGGCTGCCATGCATCTTCACAAATGCAAATACCTACCTGGTAATTCTTTATTTTTAGAATACATGGCTTTCTTGCTCCCGCAGTGAAGTAACGTGCTTCATCAAAAATTTCATAATTAGGTAGTTTTTGTTTGTGGTATTCCGTAATTCTTTGCCCTTGGTACAGAACGCTCACACTGTTGTAGCAGTTTTTTTGATCTATACTTGGATGACCAACAAGTACATAGCAGTCTTTGGTTACCGCTTGTATTTGGTTTAAATGCTCTATCACTGAAAGATGAAATTCATTTCGAAAAAGCAAATCCTCGGGAGGATAGCCTGTTAAGGCTAATTCAGGAAAAACAATGACATCATGGTCATCTTGCTTGTTTTTTATGATTTCGATAATTTTATCCCGATTGAGCGCTAATGCCCCAACATTGGGATTGATTTGAGCCATAAGAATTCGAAGCGTGTTTTGCATGATATTAAGCGTATTTTGAGAATAATGGGCAGTAAATTATTACAAAGTGTACCTAAATGAAAGATATAAGTGTTAATTAGACTGAAAATTGCATAAAATAAATGCTTTTGCCCAGAACACCCCAAATATTATGTTAAATGAAGCACTATCAAAAATGCCAGAAGCGTTTGAGGCCAAAATATTATTGCGAGGGCAAGAATATTTTGAGAATGGCCATGTGCTGAATATTCGTTTCAGTGAGGGGCTATTAAAAGGACGCGTTAAAGGCAGTTCCAGCCAGATTTACGATGTGCACATGGATTTAAAAGCTTGGCCTGGAAAGCGTGCGAGTTGCACCTGTGCCTCACAAATCAACTGCAAACATGCTGCTGCCTGTTTATTCGCTTTACGCGCCCAAACCAACCCTGTGTCACAGCCCGCAAATAAGCTAGATAAGCGCCTAGATAGCTGGTTAAAAAATCTGCGCGCTCAAGAAGCTGCGGTGGTTAAGACCCATGAGTCTACCCATCATTTAACTTATCTACTTGAACTTAGAATTGATGGTTATGAGCATAAGGTAATTGTTAAACTGGCCTTAGCTAAATTATTAAAACGGGGTGGTTATGGAAAGATGATCCCCTTTAACAGTCTTGCTGAGTCTAAGAAGCAACACTTTATTGGCGATGATAATGAATTGGTCGCGCAATTACTTTTTAAATGCGGTGTTACGGGTTGGTTTGATTCATTAAGTATCCGTAACAGTGAATTATTAGCACGTATTCTTGCTACGGGCAGGGCTTTTTTTGCTCATGATCATGAACATGCCATTCATATGGGTGAAATCTATAATGGCACTTGCCAGTGGGTTTTGGCACAAAATGGCAGCCAAAATCTATTGTTGATGCATGATGACGAAGCCGTTAAACCTTTGTTACTAGATGAGAGTTGGTATTTTGATTATGACGAAGGAGTTATGGGGTATCTAAAAACCCCATACCCAATAAAACAGCTTGGGCATTTATTAGAAGCTCCTCCTATTTCTATTGAGCAAGCTCCATTATTGGCGAAAAAAATGGAACAAACTTGCCCTGAATTCCCAGTACCACAGGTGTTTACCATTCAAGAGACACGTCAAGTTACTCCTATGCCGGTACTGATTCTTGATGCGGTAAGCGAAGAGAATGAGGGACCATCTTGGTTTGATGATGAGGAGGAGTTGAAAGTCTTATTTATTGCGCGCGTTTTTTTCAATTATGACCAATCAAGGATTGCGGTTAATGAAGATTGTGAAACGGTGGTAACCCAAGAAGATGGCATTTTAATTCACTACCAGCGTGATAAAAAGTTTGAAGCGGAAAAGCTGATCGAATTACATCAGATCCTTAAATTGAGAGCGCCTAAAGGTTGGGAAAGGGCGCAGTGGGATAAAACCAAGCAAGCTGATTTTATATTAGAAAATATTACCCGAGCTGCAGACTTAGAATTTCTTTACAGCCAAGCAGTACCTTTATTAAGTCATCGGGGCTGGCAAGTAGACATGATAAGCTCATTATATCAGCAAGTAGTTAGCGCTGATGATGTAGAATGGTTTTCTGATTTACATGAAGGAAGTGGCACAGACTTCTTTTCCTATCAATTAGGTATCTTAGTAGAAGGCAAGCCAGTCAGTATTGTTCCGTTGGTTGCTGAGTTAATTCAGCATTACAAAGGGGGGGAGTTGGATGGCCTTCCGGATGAGCAATTAGTTAAATTACCTTTGGATGATGGACGGGCTTTACAGTTAGAAATGGGGCGTATTAAACCTTTGGTACGTTTACTGTTGCAATTTGGTCTACGTCATATAGATGAAAATCAACATCTACAAATTAACAAATACCAGTTGATATTGATGCAGGAAGCTGAATTAGCGCTTGCAGCTACGAAGTCACGTTGGCAAGGTGCTGAAATGTTACGCAATGAGTTAAAGCGCCTTGTTAAGCTAACTGATATTCCTGAAGTTCCGATTCCTCAAGGGCTGCAAGCACAGTTAAGAGATTATCAACGCCAAGGATTAAATTGGATACAGTTCCTGCGTACCAGTAGTTTTAGCGGTATTTTAGCTGATGACATGGGCTTAGGAAAAACCATTCAAACCTTGACGCACTTGCTTTATGAAAAAGAGCAAGGACGTACACGAACTGCCACATTAATTATTGCGCCCACCAGTTTGGTTGGCAATTGGGAGGCAGAGGCACGGCGTTTTACTCCTGCATTAAAAGTTTTAGTTTATCATGGCAGTGAACGCCATCTGGATGATTTTGATGATTATGATTTAGTTATTTCCACGTATGGACTCATTCATCGAGATAAAGAAAAATTTGTGAGTTATCCCTTTTATTATCTTATTTTGGATGAGGCACAATTTATTAAAAATGCACGTACTAAAACAACGCAGATCATTCAGCAATTGCACGCGGCGCATCGTTTATGTCTCACGGGTACACCCCTGGAAAATCATTTAGGGGAGTTATGGTCATTATTCCACTTTTTAATGCCTGGTTTATTGGGTGATACCAAACAATTTAGGCTGTGGTTTAGAAATCCTATAGAGAAACATGCTGATGTGCATCGACGTGAGGTTTTAGTTAACCGAGTAAAACCTTTTATTCTCAGGCGAACAAAAAACCAGGTTGCTCGTGAATTACCGCCGAAAACGGAAATGACTCGTACTATTGAAATTGTTGGGCCACAACGTGATCTTTATGAAGCGATTCGCATGAGCATGGAGAAAAAAGTTCGTGATGCCATTGTGAAACAAGGCTTAGGTAAAAGTCATATTATTATTCTTGATGCCTTATTGAAGCTGCGTCAGATTTGCTGTGATCCACGTTTATTATCATTACCTGAGGCAACAATTGCTCATGGAACTTCGGCTAAACTCGAAACCTTGATGGAACTGCTTGATAATTTAGTGGAAGAGGGGCGGCGGGTACTTGTTTTCTCTCAATTTACGTCCATGCTGCAATTAATTGAAGATGAGTTGCATGCACGTAATTATGATTATTTAAAGCTTACCGGACAAACACAAAATAGACAGGCTTTAGTTGAGAGGTTTCAAGAAGGAAAGACCCCTGTATTTTTAATTAGCTTAAAAGCTGGGGGAACTGGATTGAACTTAACGCGTGCGGATACCGTAATTCATTACGATCCTTGGTGGAATCCGGCGGTAGAGGATCAGGCTACGGATAGGACGCATCGTATTGGTCAGGTAAATCCTGTGTTTGTTTATAAGTTGATTACTTCAGGTACGGTTGAAGAAGCCATTTTAGGTATGCAAGAGCGTAAACGCCTGCTGGTGGATGGAATTTTATCTGCAGATCCTGCTAAGGCGATAAGTTTAAGTGAAGAGGATATAGAGCAGTTTTTTGCGCCATTATAGGTCGGTCCCCTGGTCCAACATGGACCTCATGTTATTCTTGAGCTCTATGTTGAGTAAGGGGCCAAACCTACACCTCAGCCCACTTTCTGCTGTGGGAGTGGATTTGGATTAATTTTAAAACAACCCATCATTGAAAAAAACATAAAAAATAATGCTTTTTTATTGAAAAACTGGCATAGTCGCGAATCATGGCATAAGCTATATATGATTGTAATTATGGAGAAAACTATGAAATTATGGAAAGCGATTTGTGGTTTGGTTTTTGCTGTATCATTTATTCCTAGCGCCATCGCTGCATCAGGTTCGCCTGTTGGCCAATGGACAACAATTGATGATAAAACTGGTGCCAAAAGAGCTGTTGTAGTGATTTCTGAATCTGGCGGCGTTATCAGTGGTGTTATTCAAAAAGTATACCCACAAGCAGGCGATACTGGAATTTGTGAAAAATGCCCAGGCTCGTTCAAAGGTAAAAAGATTGCGGGCATACGTTTCTTATGGGGTTTGAAAAGTGATGGTAACAATGAGTGGAGTGGCGGCTCTATTCTAGACCCTAAGTCAGGTAAAGTTTATAAAGCAAAAATGACTCTTGAAGGAAATAAACTTCATGTTAGAGGATATTTAGGCGTTTCCTTATTAGGTCGCACTCAAACATGGGTTAGATAATTCCCGGAACCTGGTTGCTTGCAACCAGGTTTTTTCTTTTAGAAATCCTAGTGCCGTCAAAATGAGCCGATTTTGGCTGTCAATTAAGCCCCAGCCCTTTTATCAGATGACATCCTAGCAAAAGATCATTACAATAGTCGCTGTTCCAAACTCATATTGCCTACGTAACCATGCTTGATCTAAAAAAATCTCAAAAAACAGTTGATCCATTAAGAAGACCCCCTCATTCAGTCGAAGCAGAGCAATCGATTATTGGTGGATTGATGCTGGATAACCAGGTTTGGGATAAAATTAGTACCAAACTCTGTGAGACAGATTTTTACCGTACAGAACATCGTATTTTATTCCGGGCAATTTCTGGATTATCAAAAAAAGACCAACCCTTTGATGTGGTCACTCTTCTTGATACGTTAAAGTCTCATAATGAGCTGGATGATGCTGGTGGTGAAGCTTATTTATTTGAATTAGCAAATAACACGCCTAGCGTGGCGAACGTTAATGCGTACGCTGATATTGTGCGAGAAA
Above is a genomic segment from Legionella lytica containing:
- a CDS encoding NAD+ synthase, with the translated sequence MQNTLRILMAQINPNVGALALNRDKIIEIIKNKQDDHDVIVFPELALTGYPPEDLLFRNEFHLSVIEHLNQIQAVTKDCYVLVGHPSIDQKNCYNSVSVLYQGQRITEYHKQKLPNYEIFDEARYFTAGARKPCILKIKNYQVGICICEDAWQPGPIADLIAQGVSIILIPNASPFDEHKYQKREALLKSYARQGVAIAYVNQIGGQDELLFDGHSFALDHQGTVCARASAFKEDLCTIELQDKYLSGPIAPLPTKEALLYEALICGTRDYVNKNQFPGVLLGLSGGIDSALTLAVAVDALGAERVHAVLMPSRYTAEMSVEDAMLELNTLTVTHSMLSIEPAFEALMTTLKPEFHGRPADLTEENIQARVRGILLMAMSNKTGKMVLTTSNKSESAVGYATLYGDMCGGFGVLKDVLKTQVYALAHYRNTLSQVIPERVITRPPSAELRDNQTDQDSLPDYEILDAIIVAYMEKNLSPSEIIQQGFKPDVVAKVIQMIKRNEYKRRQAAPGIKVSAVAFGKDWRYPITNGFK
- a CDS encoding DEAD/DEAH box helicase; this translates as MLNEALSKMPEAFEAKILLRGQEYFENGHVLNIRFSEGLLKGRVKGSSSQIYDVHMDLKAWPGKRASCTCASQINCKHAAACLFALRAQTNPVSQPANKLDKRLDSWLKNLRAQEAAVVKTHESTHHLTYLLELRIDGYEHKVIVKLALAKLLKRGGYGKMIPFNSLAESKKQHFIGDDNELVAQLLFKCGVTGWFDSLSIRNSELLARILATGRAFFAHDHEHAIHMGEIYNGTCQWVLAQNGSQNLLLMHDDEAVKPLLLDESWYFDYDEGVMGYLKTPYPIKQLGHLLEAPPISIEQAPLLAKKMEQTCPEFPVPQVFTIQETRQVTPMPVLILDAVSEENEGPSWFDDEEELKVLFIARVFFNYDQSRIAVNEDCETVVTQEDGILIHYQRDKKFEAEKLIELHQILKLRAPKGWERAQWDKTKQADFILENITRAADLEFLYSQAVPLLSHRGWQVDMISSLYQQVVSADDVEWFSDLHEGSGTDFFSYQLGILVEGKPVSIVPLVAELIQHYKGGELDGLPDEQLVKLPLDDGRALQLEMGRIKPLVRLLLQFGLRHIDENQHLQINKYQLILMQEAELALAATKSRWQGAEMLRNELKRLVKLTDIPEVPIPQGLQAQLRDYQRQGLNWIQFLRTSSFSGILADDMGLGKTIQTLTHLLYEKEQGRTRTATLIIAPTSLVGNWEAEARRFTPALKVLVYHGSERHLDDFDDYDLVISTYGLIHRDKEKFVSYPFYYLILDEAQFIKNARTKTTQIIQQLHAAHRLCLTGTPLENHLGELWSLFHFLMPGLLGDTKQFRLWFRNPIEKHADVHRREVLVNRVKPFILRRTKNQVARELPPKTEMTRTIEIVGPQRDLYEAIRMSMEKKVRDAIVKQGLGKSHIIILDALLKLRQICCDPRLLSLPEATIAHGTSAKLETLMELLDNLVEEGRRVLVFSQFTSMLQLIEDELHARNYDYLKLTGQTQNRQALVERFQEGKTPVFLISLKAGGTGLNLTRADTVIHYDPWWNPAVEDQATDRTHRIGQVNPVFVYKLITSGTVEEAILGMQERKRLLVDGILSADPAKAISLSEEDIEQFFAPL
- a CDS encoding DUF2147 domain-containing protein encodes the protein MKLWKAICGLVFAVSFIPSAIAASGSPVGQWTTIDDKTGAKRAVVVISESGGVISGVIQKVYPQAGDTGICEKCPGSFKGKKIAGIRFLWGLKSDGNNEWSGGSILDPKSGKVYKAKMTLEGNKLHVRGYLGVSLLGRTQTWVR